A window from Musa acuminata AAA Group cultivar baxijiao unplaced genomic scaffold, Cavendish_Baxijiao_AAA HiC_scaffold_1139, whole genome shotgun sequence encodes these proteins:
- the LOC103973039 gene encoding auxin-responsive protein IAA16 has protein sequence MEEEFTRGEGRPRLLDLIPNGRDWGSYAAAEEKKLELRLGLPGGEDWSAGQEKREHPVESPLSLDHISKVRKSTNVNASSSSKRGFLVQVEPKTEAFQQQQLQQQQLGFLQLQAKGKESLQKTSGSAEQQSLEGKGCGPHAAHASSTKNAAVAHTASQSRAAATPVVGWPPVRSFRMNLAGTAKASAESHNGSSEVAKKLENDRKSLFVKINMDGIPIGRKVDLKAYDSYDKLSLAVDELFRGLMAAQADPLAPSIRKNSEEKHVLIGLLDGSGEYTLVYEDDEGDRMLVGDVPWDMFVSMAKRLRVLKSSDLSASSLRAVGRKRTSNS, from the exons ATGGAGGAAGAATTTACACGAGGAGAAGGCCGGCCTCGGTTGCTCGACCTCATTCCCAATGGGAGAGACTGGGGCAGCTATGCCGCGGCGGAGGAGAAAAAGCTGGAACTGCGCCTCGGCCTCCCTGGAGGAGAAGATTGGTCAGCTGGGCAGGAGAAGAGAGAACACCCGGTCGAGTCTCCTCTATCTCTCGATCACATCTCCAAGGTCCGCAAGAGCACCAACGTTAATGCTTCCTCTAGCTCCAAAAGAGGCTTCTTGGTTCAAGTCGAACCTAAAACAGAAG CTTTCCAacagcagcagctgcagcagcaacAGCTTGGGTTTCTCCAGTTGCAGGCTAAAGGAAAGGAATCATTACAGAAGACAAGTGGGAGCGCAGAGCAGCAGAGCCTCGAGGGGAAGGGGTGTGGTCCTCATGCGGCACATGCATCTTCCACCAAGAATGCAGCAGTAGCACACACCGCCTCTCAATCACG AGCTGCCGCTACACCTGTTGTTGGTTGGCCTCCTGTTCGATCATTCAGAATGAATCTTGCTGGCACCGCTAAGGCATCAGCAGAATCTCACAATGGGAGCTCAGAGGTTGCAAAAAAGCTCGAGAATGATAGGAAGAGCTTGTTTGTGAAAATTAACATGGATGGCATACCGATCGGAAGAAAAGTAGACCTGAAGGCCTATGATAGCTACGATAAGCTCTCTTTAGCTGTAGATGAACTCTTCCGAGGCCTTATGGCAG CTCAAGCGGATCCTCTTGCTCCTAGTATACGGAAGAACTCTGAAGAAAAGCATGTGCTTATCGGCTTATTGGATGGAAGCGGTGAATACACTCTGGTTTATGAAGATGATGAAGGGGACAGGATGCTGGTTGGTGATGTTCCATGGGA CATGTTTGTTTCCATGGCCAAGAGGCTGCGTGTGTTGAAGAGCTCCGATCTTTCTGCATCATCT CTGAGAGCAGTCGGCAGGAAAAGAACAAGCAACTCATGA